In Deltaproteobacteria bacterium HGW-Deltaproteobacteria-18, a single genomic region encodes these proteins:
- a CDS encoding peptidase M20, whose amino-acid sequence MINKDRLTNTFLDLVRLDSPSGQEKPVADHLCALLSARGYDVHVDNAGTFFGGNSGNVIVRVPATGPGDAMAFSAHMDCVDPCVGVKPVLSDGIIRSASNTVLGGDDKAGISAILEALFHLEEDGTPHPELFLLFTVCEEAGMFGAKHLDFSRVKAKEVVVLDSSGDVGTIIVRAPSKAGMTITFHGRSAHAGIEPEKGISAIQMAANAISRMKLLRIDEETVANLGRIEGGGQTNIVPDCVTLTGEARSQNNARLMAQIEHMRLCCVEAAQEAGGNFDFSHEISYPAMDVPADSRLLHRALHACNDLNLVAAVKGTGGGSDANIFAGQGLSCINLGIGMSRVHTTDEFIRVDDMVKAVQLTAALMQR is encoded by the coding sequence ATGATAAATAAAGACCGACTGACAAACACGTTTCTCGACCTGGTCCGCCTCGACAGCCCCTCCGGACAGGAAAAGCCCGTGGCCGATCACCTGTGCGCCCTGCTCAGCGCCCGGGGCTATGACGTTCACGTCGACAATGCAGGCACTTTTTTCGGCGGCAACTCAGGCAATGTCATTGTCCGCGTTCCCGCCACCGGCCCCGGCGACGCCATGGCGTTCTCCGCGCACATGGACTGCGTCGACCCCTGCGTTGGCGTCAAGCCGGTCCTGAGCGACGGAATCATCCGCTCCGCCTCGAATACGGTCCTCGGCGGCGACGACAAGGCCGGCATCAGCGCCATTCTGGAAGCCCTCTTCCACCTTGAGGAAGACGGCACCCCTCATCCCGAACTTTTCCTGCTGTTCACGGTCTGCGAAGAAGCCGGGATGTTCGGAGCCAAGCATCTCGATTTTTCGCGGGTCAAGGCCAAAGAGGTCGTGGTCCTCGATTCAAGCGGGGATGTGGGAACCATCATTGTCCGCGCGCCATCCAAGGCCGGCATGACCATCACCTTTCACGGCCGCTCGGCCCATGCCGGCATCGAGCCGGAAAAAGGCATCAGCGCCATCCAGATGGCGGCCAATGCGATCAGCCGCATGAAACTCCTGCGCATCGATGAAGAAACCGTCGCCAATCTCGGACGCATCGAGGGCGGCGGACAAACGAACATCGTGCCGGACTGCGTGACCCTTACCGGAGAGGCCAGATCGCAGAACAACGCCAGACTCATGGCCCAGATCGAGCACATGCGCCTGTGTTGCGTCGAAGCGGCCCAGGAAGCGGGCGGAAACTTCGATTTCAGTCACGAAATCTCCTACCCAGCCATGGACGTTCCCGCTGACAGCAGGCTCCTGCATCGCGCCCTGCACGCCTGCAACGATCTGAACCTCGTCGCTGCGGTCAAGGGCACGGGCGGCGGCAGCGACGCCAACATCTTCGCCGGCCAGGGCCTGTCCTGCATCAACCTGGGCATCGGCATGAGCCGGGTTCACACCACGGACGAGTTCATCCGGGTCGACGACATGGTCAAGGCCGTGCAACTGACCGCGGCGCTGATGCAGAGATAG
- a CDS encoding Asp-tRNA(Asn)/Glu-tRNA(Gln) amidotransferase GatCAB subunit B, producing MRDYEVVIGLEVHAQLKTSSKIFCSCSTLFGAGPNENTCPVCTGMPGQLPVLNARAVEYAVKMAMAVDCTVNRRSLFARKNYFYPDLPMGYQISQFELPVAEHGHIVIHTEKGEKRIGITRIHMENDAGKNIHSSTDNASYVDLNRAGVPLIEIVSEPDMRSAEEAVAYLKSLRAILVYLGICDGNLEEGSFRCDANVSVRPRGQEEFGTRAELKNMNSFRNILRAIEYEVERQIDLVEDGEKVVQETRLFDAAKGVTRSMRGKEEAHDYRYFPDPDLLPLIVEEEWMEKWRGELPELPEARCRRFQEALGLPGYDALVLTAEKEVADYFETALATYNEPKKISNWVMGEVMRELNDRGVTLAECKLRPEDLARLVKLVDDGLVSGTIAKGVFKELFETGGDPEAYVKAKGLVQISDTSAIESLVDEVLAENPSEVERYKGGDKKLTGFFVGQVMKKSKGKANPGLVNQLLAKKLG from the coding sequence ATGCGCGATTACGAAGTGGTCATCGGCCTTGAAGTACATGCCCAGCTTAAGACCAGCAGCAAGATATTCTGTTCCTGTTCGACCCTGTTCGGGGCCGGCCCCAATGAGAACACCTGTCCGGTCTGCACGGGGATGCCAGGCCAGCTGCCCGTCCTGAACGCCCGGGCCGTGGAATACGCGGTCAAGATGGCCATGGCCGTGGATTGCACCGTCAATCGCCGTTCGCTTTTCGCGCGCAAGAACTATTTTTATCCCGACCTGCCCATGGGCTACCAGATATCGCAGTTCGAGCTGCCGGTGGCCGAGCACGGGCACATCGTCATCCACACGGAGAAGGGCGAAAAGCGCATCGGCATCACCCGCATCCACATGGAGAATGACGCGGGCAAGAACATCCATTCTTCCACGGACAACGCATCTTACGTGGATCTGAACCGCGCCGGAGTGCCGCTCATTGAAATCGTGAGCGAGCCGGACATGCGCTCCGCCGAGGAGGCCGTGGCCTACCTGAAGAGCCTGCGCGCCATTCTGGTGTACCTCGGCATCTGCGACGGCAATCTGGAAGAAGGAAGCTTTCGCTGCGATGCCAACGTTTCCGTCCGCCCCCGCGGGCAGGAAGAGTTCGGAACCCGCGCGGAACTCAAGAACATGAACTCCTTTCGCAACATTCTGCGGGCAATAGAGTACGAGGTGGAGCGCCAGATCGATCTGGTCGAGGACGGGGAGAAAGTTGTGCAGGAGACCAGGCTCTTTGATGCGGCCAAGGGCGTGACCCGCTCCATGCGCGGCAAGGAGGAGGCCCACGACTATCGCTACTTCCCGGATCCGGATCTCTTGCCCCTCATTGTCGAGGAAGAGTGGATGGAGAAATGGCGGGGCGAGCTGCCGGAGCTGCCGGAGGCCCGCTGCCGTCGCTTCCAGGAAGCGCTCGGGCTGCCTGGGTACGACGCCCTGGTCCTGACGGCGGAGAAGGAGGTGGCCGACTATTTTGAGACCGCGCTTGCGACCTACAACGAGCCCAAGAAGATTTCGAACTGGGTTATGGGCGAGGTCATGCGCGAGTTGAACGACCGCGGCGTGACTCTGGCCGAGTGCAAGCTCCGTCCGGAAGATTTGGCCCGGCTGGTCAAATTGGTCGATGACGGACTTGTGAGCGGAACCATCGCCAAGGGCGTGTTCAAGGAGCTGTTCGAAACCGGCGGCGATCCCGAGGCCTACGTCAAAGCCAAGGGCCTGGTGCAGATTTCGGACACTTCGGCCATCGAGAGCCTGGTGGACGAGGTTCTCGCCGAAAATCCGTCGGAAGTGGAACGATACAAGGGCGGAGACAAGAAGCTGACCGGCTTTTTTGTCGGCCAGGTCATGAAAAAATCCAAGGGCAAGGCCAATCCGGGACTGGTCAATCAGTTGCTGGCGAAGAAGCTCGGCTAG